The genomic segment TGGTATGCCTCTATTTATCTTAACACAGGTACAAAAATATCTTTAGAGATTATTATTGACATCCTATTAGCTGGTATTGTTGAATAATATTTTCTTGTATTAATTCTATTAGTAGCTGTCTTATCTTTTAAAACTAAGCACAGCATCAGATATGTGCTGTACCTTTCTAATGCTTATGATTATCAGGTCCAATATAAAAAATACTGAATTTTTCTAAAAAAACTCATTCAACTTTAAGAATATTTTTTTGAGTTTGTTGTTGATTGACTTCTTCAATCTCATAAAATTCTTTTGTATATTTAGCTTGAACAGCTTCAGCATGTAATAATTCTTCAATTATAGGGATTAAGTCCGTGCATTTCTCACCTTTAATTCCCTTTGTTTCAGCTTCAATGTGTCCATCAGAAAATATACGGACTTGAATTTTCTTTTCCATAACTAGTCACCCCTTAAAAATCAATTGTTCTCCCACCACGATTAAAGCGAACATCTTCATCTTTTTTAGTTCCTGTTTGAGTATCGTCGGTTATTGAAATCTTCTCATTTCTATAGGCTTCACGATCTTCTCGAGGAGTCGCTGTAACCGCACGAACATCTGCCCAATCCCGAATAGCTCTTATTTGTTCTGCTTGAGTAATAGATAATGGAACTGTATTTGTAATAGCTTTTTCAAAGTCCTCAATAAGAATTGACCTGTTTAAAGAGTATGCTTCAAATAACGCGTCAATCACAAGCTGTTCAATTTCAGCTCCAACAAACCCTTCACATTTAATAGCTAAATGTTCCAATACCTCTTCTGTTAACTTAAATCCTTTGATAACATCTGGGTGATTTAAGCGCTTGTTTATGTGAACCTTTAATATATCTTTTCTTTCATGTTTAGTTGGTAAATCAACAAAGAAAATTTCGTCAAAGCGCCCTTTACGCATCATTTCAGGCGGTAATGCAGATATGTTATTTGCAGTAGCAATAACAAATACAGGACTTTTCTTTTCTTGCATCCAGGTTAGAAATTGTCCGAAAACTCGAGATGAAGTACCCCCATCACCACTGTTGGAAATACCACTAAATCCTTTTTCTATTTCATCAATCCATAATATTGAGGGAGAAATTGCTTCTGCTGTTTTAATTGCTTTCCGCATGTTTTCTTCACTGCTTCCTACGATTCCACTGAAAATTTTCCCCATATCTAAACGCAGCAGTGGAAGATGCCACATAGAACTTATTGATTTACTTAATAAACTTTTACCACAACCAGGGACCCCTGTAATTAGTACCCCTTTTGGAGCTGGTAGGCCATATTTTTTTGCTGAGTCTAACCAAGACTTGTTACGCTTCTTTAGCCATCGTTTTAAGTTTTCTAAGCCACCAACATCCTCCATTTTTAATTCACTTCGAATGAACTCTAAAATACCTGTTTTTTTAATA from the Bacillus sp. SM2101 genome contains:
- a CDS encoding AAA family ATPase, which gives rise to MAIKLNQTKTKLLLANLLKARFPYLYIHTWEEERVMSVIRSVAQEVELIKTPREVLTWRMTTGILDSQGQSKGNSKQPIKALEFIEKYDKPCIIVLQDFHVYFGNDRRLPDYQVIRKLRDMLIHIKRNPSPINVIFTSPFLILPEELQKDITIIDFDLPTFKEIKSVLDEMIYINEQNARINISLSNEEKESLANAALGLTLSEAENAFARAMVEDGQLDIKDVEVILEEKEQIIKKTGILEFIRSELKMEDVGGLENLKRWLKKRNKSWLDSAKKYGLPAPKGVLITGVPGCGKSLLSKSISSMWHLPLLRLDMGKIFSGIVGSSEENMRKAIKTAEAISPSILWIDEIEKGFSGISNSGDGGTSSRVFGQFLTWMQEKKSPVFVIATANNISALPPEMMRKGRFDEIFFVDLPTKHERKDILKVHINKRLNHPDVIKGFKLTEEVLEHLAIKCEGFVGAEIEQLVIDALFEAYSLNRSILIEDFEKAITNTVPLSITQAEQIRAIRDWADVRAVTATPREDREAYRNEKISITDDTQTGTKKDEDVRFNRGGRTIDF
- a CDS encoding DUF2997 domain-containing protein, which produces MEKKIQVRIFSDGHIEAETKGIKGEKCTDLIPIIEELLHAEAVQAKYTKEFYEIEEVNQQQTQKNILKVE